In the Piscinibacter sp. XHJ-5 genome, one interval contains:
- the glmS gene encoding glutamine--fructose-6-phosphate transaminase (isomerizing), protein MCGIVGAVSISTHNIVPVLIEGLKRLEYRGYDSCGVAVHQDGALRRARSTARVAELAASVNAEHVQGGTAIAHTRWATHGAPAVHNAHPHFSHGPHARQSSAGRVALVHNGIIENHDELRAELQGRGYQFDSQTDTEVIAHLVDHLYDGDLLDAVQRATLRLRGAYAIAVFCRDEPHRVVGAREGSPLVLGVGTGDRAGDHFLASDAMALAGVTDQIVYLEEGDVVDLQLGKMWITARTPGGRYEPAQRQVRTVHAHSGAAELGPYRHYMQKEIFEQPKAIADTLDAVSGISPELFGDGAYRIFKDVDSVLILACGTSYYSGSTAKYWLESIARIPTSVEIASEYRYRDSVPNPRTLVVTISQSGETADTLAALKHARSLGMKHTLTVCNVATSAMVRECELAYITRAGVEIGVASTKAFTTQLVGLFLLTLSLAQVRGHLSEEQEAQHLKALRHLPVAVQAVLALEPQVIAWSEEFARKENALFLGRGLHYPIALEGALKLKEISYIHAEAYPAGELKHGPLALVTAEMPVVTVAPNDTLLEKLKSNLQEVRARGGELFVFADADTRIESGEGLHVIRMPEHYGALSPILHVVPLQLLAYHTACARGTDVDKPRNLAKSVTVE, encoded by the coding sequence ATGTGCGGCATCGTCGGCGCGGTCAGCATCAGCACCCACAACATCGTCCCGGTCCTGATCGAGGGCCTGAAGCGCCTGGAATACCGCGGCTACGACTCGTGCGGCGTGGCGGTGCACCAGGACGGCGCCCTGCGACGGGCGCGCAGCACGGCGCGCGTGGCCGAGCTGGCGGCGAGCGTCAACGCCGAGCATGTGCAGGGCGGCACGGCCATCGCCCACACGCGCTGGGCCACGCACGGCGCGCCGGCCGTCCACAACGCCCACCCGCACTTCTCCCACGGGCCGCATGCGCGGCAGTCCAGCGCGGGCCGCGTGGCGCTGGTGCACAACGGCATCATCGAGAACCACGATGAGCTGCGCGCGGAGCTTCAGGGGCGCGGCTACCAGTTCGACAGCCAGACCGACACCGAAGTCATCGCCCACCTGGTCGATCACCTGTACGACGGCGACCTGCTCGACGCCGTGCAGCGCGCGACGCTGCGCCTGCGCGGCGCCTATGCCATCGCCGTGTTCTGCCGCGACGAGCCGCATCGGGTGGTCGGCGCGCGGGAGGGCTCGCCGCTGGTGCTCGGCGTCGGCACCGGCGATCGCGCCGGCGATCACTTCCTGGCCTCGGACGCGATGGCGCTGGCCGGCGTCACGGACCAGATCGTCTACCTGGAGGAAGGCGACGTCGTCGACCTGCAGCTCGGCAAGATGTGGATCACCGCGCGCACGCCGGGCGGCCGCTACGAGCCGGCGCAGCGCCAGGTGCGCACCGTGCACGCCCACTCCGGCGCCGCCGAGCTGGGCCCGTACCGCCACTACATGCAGAAGGAAATCTTCGAGCAGCCCAAGGCCATCGCCGACACCCTCGATGCGGTGAGCGGCATCTCACCCGAGCTGTTCGGCGACGGCGCATACCGCATCTTCAAGGACGTGGACTCGGTGCTGATCCTCGCCTGCGGGACCAGCTACTACAGCGGCTCGACGGCCAAGTACTGGCTCGAGAGCATCGCCCGGATCCCGACCTCGGTGGAGATCGCGAGCGAATACCGCTACCGCGACAGCGTGCCGAACCCGCGCACGCTGGTGGTCACGATCAGCCAGAGCGGCGAGACGGCCGACACGCTGGCCGCGCTCAAGCACGCGCGTTCACTGGGCATGAAGCACACGCTGACGGTGTGCAACGTGGCAACGAGCGCGATGGTGCGCGAATGCGAGCTCGCCTACATCACCCGCGCCGGCGTGGAGATCGGTGTCGCGTCCACCAAGGCCTTCACGACGCAGCTCGTCGGCCTGTTCCTGCTGACGCTGTCACTGGCGCAGGTGCGCGGCCATCTGAGCGAAGAGCAGGAAGCGCAGCACCTCAAGGCGCTGCGCCACCTGCCGGTGGCGGTGCAGGCGGTGCTGGCGCTCGAGCCCCAGGTGATCGCCTGGAGCGAGGAGTTCGCCCGCAAGGAGAACGCCCTGTTCCTGGGGCGCGGCCTGCATTACCCCATCGCCCTCGAAGGCGCGCTCAAGCTCAAGGAAATCAGCTACATCCACGCCGAGGCCTACCCGGCCGGCGAGCTGAAGCACGGGCCGCTCGCGCTGGTGACCGCCGAGATGCCGGTGGTCACCGTCGCGCCCAACGACACGCTGCTGGAGAAGCTGAAGAGCAACCTGCAGGAGGTGCGTGCGCGCGGCGGCGAGCTTTTCGTCTTCGCCGATGCCGACACCCGCATCGAGTCGGGAGAAGGCCTGCATGTGATCCGCATGCCGGAGCACTACGGGGCCCTGTCGCCCATCCTGCACGTCGTGCCGCTGCAGCTGCTCGCCTACCACACGGCGTGCGCACGCGGGACGGATGTGGACAAGCCGCGGAATCTGGCGAAGAGCGTGACGGTGGAGTGA
- a CDS encoding S8 family serine peptidase — protein MTFQRIALAVGLTAFVSLAAAQPVARQAYIVQLADPPAAAYRGTVPGLPATQPPAGRKLDIKASHVQQYLQYLDNKRNNAIAQVSPSAVMHRYSVAFNGFSAVLTPAEAQKLKSAPGVVAVTPDEPRQMDTTRTPAFLGLSTPGGLWSVLDASSRNVKGEDVIIGIVDGGIWPENASFSDKVDPATLRPVPYYQAGTQVYGPAPAKWAGNCTAGQGFNPATMCNNKLIGAQFFNAGFLAFGKPLWPTDYIGPRDMDGHGTHTASTAGGNENADALINGIPAGRMSGVAPRARIAAYRVCWTYVDAPGVSKNSCFTSDSVAAIDKAVADGVDVINYSISGTRTNYLDAVEVAFFNAVGAGVFVATSAGNSGPANTVAHMSPWLTTVAASTHDRFTVANVVLNDTAGSTFSGPSYQSLGVPPTDLILAQNAGTVPFASLSATDQAALSRCYNPADRATAGASALAALDPAKVAGKMVVCIRGGNVLVNKADSVKLAGGSAMIIQNTPSTANTTILQPYVVPAVHLPASASATVLAYAATAGAKASFTPATQVAGVVAPVMGDFSSRGPSLADNNILKPDISAPGVDVIAAYVADNVADQAVHDAIVAGATPTGAATSLQGTSMASPHVAGAGALLRQLHPSWSPAAIKSALMTTATGIKLANGALDPDRFGYGAGHLNPTVGADPGLVYDAGAVEYVQFLCGVGSLPPSHSLCQNFGSVAPWNLNLASLTAGDVLGKITINRTVTNVSNAASTYTANATIPGWSVTITPSTLTLAPGASASYSVNLVRTSAAVNTWTFGDIVWSDGPHQVKSPVTLKASLFKGPAEVTDTRAAGGKAFTVLTGYNGTLNVGATGLVAATRTSGAVATNAKQCFNFNVPAGALAARFALFNSDTQGGDGSDLDLEVYKGADGTGTLVGSSGSATSDELVHLAAPAAGTYSACVLGFAPAGGNATYTLSSWVVGPAVGQQSLRAGKVSQVTLGGTATVATSWNVAKGSRYLGVLRYTDGAGTALGSTVVSVDAR, from the coding sequence ATGACATTCCAACGCATTGCTTTGGCCGTCGGCCTGACGGCCTTCGTTTCGCTCGCCGCCGCGCAGCCGGTGGCGCGCCAGGCCTACATCGTCCAGCTCGCCGATCCGCCGGCCGCCGCCTATCGCGGCACCGTTCCAGGCCTGCCGGCCACCCAGCCGCCTGCCGGCCGCAAGCTCGACATCAAGGCATCGCACGTCCAGCAATACCTGCAGTACCTGGACAACAAGCGCAACAACGCGATCGCGCAGGTCAGCCCGTCGGCGGTGATGCATCGCTACAGCGTCGCCTTCAACGGCTTCTCTGCCGTCCTCACGCCGGCCGAAGCACAAAAGCTGAAGAGCGCGCCCGGCGTCGTCGCCGTCACGCCCGACGAGCCGCGGCAGATGGACACCACCCGCACGCCGGCCTTCCTCGGCCTGAGCACCCCGGGCGGCCTGTGGTCGGTACTCGACGCGAGCTCGCGCAACGTGAAGGGTGAAGACGTCATCATCGGCATCGTCGACGGCGGCATCTGGCCGGAGAACGCCTCGTTCTCCGACAAGGTCGATCCGGCCACGCTGCGGCCGGTGCCGTACTACCAGGCGGGCACGCAGGTGTACGGCCCCGCACCGGCCAAGTGGGCCGGCAACTGCACTGCGGGGCAGGGGTTCAATCCGGCGACGATGTGCAACAACAAGCTCATCGGGGCACAGTTCTTCAACGCCGGCTTCCTCGCCTTCGGCAAGCCGCTGTGGCCCACCGACTACATCGGCCCGCGCGACATGGACGGCCACGGCACGCACACGGCGTCCACCGCCGGCGGCAACGAGAACGCCGATGCGCTGATCAACGGCATCCCGGCCGGCCGCATGTCCGGCGTGGCGCCGCGTGCGCGCATCGCGGCCTACCGCGTCTGCTGGACCTACGTGGACGCGCCGGGCGTCAGCAAGAACAGCTGCTTCACCTCGGACAGCGTCGCCGCCATCGACAAGGCGGTCGCCGACGGCGTGGACGTCATCAACTACTCGATCAGCGGTACGCGCACCAACTACCTCGACGCGGTCGAAGTCGCGTTCTTCAACGCCGTCGGCGCGGGCGTGTTCGTCGCCACCTCGGCCGGCAACAGCGGACCGGCCAACACGGTGGCCCACATGAGCCCGTGGCTGACGACCGTGGCGGCGTCCACGCATGACCGCTTCACGGTGGCCAACGTCGTGCTGAACGACACGGCCGGGTCGACCTTCAGCGGTCCGTCGTACCAGTCGCTCGGGGTGCCGCCCACCGACCTCATCCTGGCGCAGAACGCCGGCACGGTGCCGTTCGCCAGCCTGTCGGCGACCGATCAGGCCGCGCTGAGCCGCTGCTACAACCCGGCCGACCGCGCCACCGCCGGCGCATCGGCCCTGGCCGCGCTCGACCCGGCCAAGGTCGCCGGCAAGATGGTCGTCTGCATCCGCGGCGGCAACGTGCTGGTCAACAAGGCCGACTCGGTCAAGCTGGCCGGCGGCAGCGCGATGATCATCCAGAACACGCCGTCCACCGCCAATACGACGATCCTGCAGCCGTACGTCGTTCCCGCGGTGCATCTGCCCGCCTCGGCCTCGGCGACGGTCCTCGCGTACGCCGCCACGGCGGGCGCCAAGGCCTCGTTCACGCCGGCGACCCAGGTCGCGGGCGTGGTGGCGCCGGTGATGGGCGACTTCTCCTCACGCGGCCCCAGCCTGGCCGACAACAACATCCTGAAGCCGGACATCTCGGCCCCGGGCGTCGACGTGATCGCCGCCTACGTCGCCGACAACGTCGCCGACCAGGCCGTGCACGACGCCATCGTCGCGGGCGCCACGCCGACCGGCGCCGCCACCTCGCTGCAAGGCACGTCCATGGCGAGCCCGCACGTCGCCGGTGCCGGTGCGCTGCTGCGCCAGCTGCATCCGAGCTGGTCGCCCGCGGCCATCAAGTCGGCGCTGATGACCACCGCCACCGGCATCAAGCTGGCCAACGGTGCGCTCGATCCGGATCGCTTCGGCTACGGTGCCGGTCACCTCAACCCGACCGTCGGCGCCGACCCGGGCCTGGTGTACGACGCCGGCGCGGTCGAGTACGTGCAGTTCCTCTGCGGCGTCGGATCGCTTCCGCCGTCGCACAGCCTGTGCCAGAACTTCGGCTCCGTCGCGCCGTGGAACCTGAACCTCGCCTCGCTGACCGCGGGCGACGTGCTGGGCAAGATCACGATCAACCGCACCGTCACCAACGTCAGCAACGCGGCGTCGACCTACACCGCCAACGCCACCATTCCCGGCTGGTCCGTGACCATCACGCCGAGCACCCTGACGCTGGCGCCAGGGGCGAGCGCAAGCTACAGCGTGAACCTCGTCCGCACGTCGGCGGCGGTCAACACCTGGACCTTCGGCGACATCGTGTGGTCCGATGGCCCGCACCAGGTGAAGAGCCCGGTGACCTTGAAGGCGAGCCTGTTCAAGGGTCCGGCCGAAGTCACCGACACGCGCGCAGCAGGCGGGAAGGCCTTCACGGTGCTGACCGGCTACAACGGCACGCTGAACGTCGGGGCCACCGGCCTGGTGGCGGCCACCCGCACCAGCGGGGCCGTGGCCACCAACGCCAAGCAGTGCTTCAACTTCAACGTGCCGGCCGGCGCCCTGGCCGCGCGCTTCGCGCTGTTCAACAGCGACACGCAAGGCGGCGACGGCAGCGACCTCGACCTCGAGGTCTACAAGGGAGCCGACGGCACCGGCACCCTGGTCGGCTCCAGCGGCAGCGCGACCTCGGACGAGCTGGTCCACCTTGCCGCTCCGGCGGCGGGCACCTACTCGGCCTGCGTGCTGGGCTTCGCGCCGGCCGGCGGCAACGCGACCTACACGCTGTCGAGCTGGGTCGTCGGACCCGCAGTCGGCCAGCAGTCGCTGCGTGCCGGCAAGGTCTCGCAAGTCACGCTGGGCGGCACGGCCACCGTGGCCACGTCGTGGAACGTCGCCAAGGGCAGCCGCTACCTCGGCGTCCTGCGGTACACGGACGGCGCGGGCACGGCGCTCGGATCGACCGTCGTGTCGGTGGACGCACGCTGA
- a CDS encoding GFA family protein: protein MDRFTGGCLCGNVRILASGRPYRVGLCHCLDCRKHHGALFHASAVFPQDAVTIAGETRDYAGRFFCPRCGSSVFARTADEIEVNIGSLDTPNQLTPTYESWIIRRESWLPPFPLTRRYDRDRDATSRFEE from the coding sequence ATGGACCGATTCACGGGCGGCTGCCTGTGCGGCAACGTTCGAATCCTGGCGTCCGGACGCCCGTACCGGGTCGGCCTTTGTCACTGTCTCGACTGCCGCAAGCATCACGGCGCGCTCTTCCACGCGTCCGCGGTGTTCCCTCAGGACGCGGTGACGATCGCCGGCGAAACACGCGACTACGCCGGGCGCTTCTTCTGTCCCCGCTGCGGATCGTCTGTTTTCGCACGCACCGCCGACGAGATCGAAGTGAACATCGGGTCCCTGGATACCCCGAACCAGCTGACGCCGACCTACGAGAGCTGGATCATTCGCCGCGAGTCCTGGTTGCCGCCGTTTCCGCTCACGAGACGATACGACCGCGACCGTGATGCCACGAGTCGCTTCGAGGAGTAG
- a CDS encoding NF038120 family PEP-CTERM protein → MRCNVLRRVLSGVVFCGVGWVGPVHAGPLDLETITPPAPALFFSGETFQQSHYTFTVDRDSGQVDTVAGFAGGLTPPSGNATQFYSGFNDGALTLTDTFGVGFNLHGFDAGFIGPIPVESGVSAGRIVVEATTLGGTTVTGSWDLGLSGADGAFSFQSFTGFGGAFANLASATFFACIYDGAGGCTNPADNLAQFSLDNINVVAVPEPSTYALLAIGLAGFAIYRRRERG, encoded by the coding sequence ATGCGTTGCAATGTCTTACGGCGAGTGCTGTCAGGGGTCGTCTTTTGTGGGGTCGGATGGGTCGGACCCGTCCACGCGGGCCCTCTCGATCTCGAAACGATCACGCCACCAGCGCCCGCATTGTTCTTCTCGGGCGAGACGTTCCAGCAATCGCACTACACCTTCACCGTCGACCGTGACAGCGGTCAGGTGGACACGGTGGCCGGCTTCGCCGGCGGGCTCACCCCGCCCAGCGGCAATGCCACCCAGTTCTACAGCGGCTTCAACGACGGCGCGCTCACGCTCACCGATACCTTCGGCGTGGGCTTCAACCTGCATGGCTTCGACGCGGGCTTCATCGGTCCCATCCCGGTCGAGTCGGGCGTGTCCGCAGGCCGCATCGTCGTCGAGGCGACCACGCTCGGGGGAACCACCGTCACCGGCAGCTGGGACCTCGGCCTGAGCGGCGCCGATGGCGCGTTCTCGTTCCAGAGCTTCACCGGCTTCGGCGGCGCGTTCGCCAATCTCGCCTCGGCCACCTTCTTCGCCTGCATCTACGACGGGGCCGGCGGCTGCACCAACCCCGCCGACAACCTCGCGCAGTTTTCGCTCGACAACATCAATGTCGTCGCCGTGCCGGAGCCGTCCACCTATGCCCTGCTGGCCATCGGCCTTGCCGGGTTCGCGATCTATCGCCGCCGTGAGCGCGGCTGA
- a CDS encoding VOC family protein — protein MFDHVVFGVSDYAASKAFFLKALEPLGVAVALEGPLGIELSQSKGKASASLCLFQTEEKPARLHLAFAAENRRQVDAFYRAALEAGGKDNGAPGLRPRYHANYYAAFVIGPDGHNIEAVCHEPEA, from the coding sequence ATGTTTGACCACGTCGTATTCGGAGTCAGCGACTATGCAGCGAGCAAGGCGTTCTTCCTCAAGGCGCTCGAACCGCTCGGCGTAGCGGTGGCCCTGGAGGGGCCGCTCGGCATCGAGCTCAGCCAGTCGAAGGGCAAGGCTTCAGCTTCGTTGTGCTTGTTCCAGACCGAGGAGAAGCCCGCGCGCCTGCACCTGGCGTTCGCGGCCGAGAATCGCCGGCAAGTCGATGCCTTCTATCGCGCGGCGCTCGAGGCGGGCGGCAAGGACAACGGTGCGCCCGGTCTGCGCCCGCGCTACCACGCGAACTACTACGCAGCTTTCGTCATCGGGCCTGACGGGCACAACATCGAAGCGGTTTGCCACGAACCCGAAGCCTGA
- a CDS encoding winged helix-turn-helix domain-containing protein, translating to MDPPASPARLALAGGYVLDLAAQAVRDPDGRPVGLRPQAFDVLRVLAERRGELVTKEVLFALVWPGLVVTDDSLVQAIGDIRRALGEAGRGLVRTVPRRGYLMELAESAPAGAAEPASPRGRWRFAAAACLAVLLAAFAAWRWSTAPPARVTQPSIAVLPFRAPTPEGEPLARDLAANLVSELGRSADLRVLASQSSFALADQRMPLLEIGQRLRSRYIVGGTVRRDGERLSMAIDLLDSEDGRVVWSSSHDVDRETLAAAQRALVERIAGSLQARVARHEERRALEAAPRSLDVVALTAQGRILLRRYSAEGIREARRLFEQAIERDPGYAPAWVALGQVNNVDIGTRLTGEWDRRRTPEVLSQLERAIALQPGLPLAHLALSEAQGVGGAFDASLASAAQCLRLSPNDAGCLYALGAAELRVGRVAEAVAHLEQARDRNPVAPAFLSAFYGSALWAAGRHEDALRVADECLAVAPHFHRCRVDRVSALAELGRVAEAREEAGRLLQRAPSMTAEEFAGGFAPAARALHTRRLAVARAMAIPAQD from the coding sequence ATGGATCCGCCTGCCTCCCCAGCACGCCTCGCACTCGCCGGCGGCTATGTGCTCGACCTCGCGGCCCAAGCGGTGCGCGACCCGGACGGGCGGCCGGTGGGTCTGCGCCCGCAGGCCTTCGACGTGCTGCGCGTGCTGGCCGAACGGCGCGGCGAGCTGGTCACGAAGGAGGTGCTGTTCGCGCTCGTCTGGCCGGGCCTCGTCGTCACCGACGATTCGCTCGTTCAGGCGATCGGCGACATCCGTCGAGCGCTCGGCGAAGCCGGGCGCGGCCTCGTGCGCACGGTGCCGCGGCGCGGCTACCTGATGGAACTGGCGGAGTCCGCGCCGGCCGGGGCCGCCGAACCCGCCTCGCCGCGCGGCCGCTGGCGCTTCGCCGCCGCGGCTTGCCTGGCCGTCTTGCTCGCCGCCTTCGCAGCCTGGCGCTGGTCCACTGCGCCGCCCGCACGCGTGACGCAGCCGTCGATCGCCGTCCTGCCCTTCCGCGCCCCCACGCCCGAAGGCGAGCCGCTGGCGCGCGACCTCGCGGCCAACCTCGTGTCCGAGCTTGGCCGCAGCGCCGACCTGCGCGTGCTTGCCAGCCAGTCGAGCTTCGCCCTCGCCGACCAACGCATGCCGCTGCTTGAGATCGGTCAACGGCTGCGCAGCCGCTATATCGTCGGCGGCACGGTGCGGCGCGATGGCGAACGCTTGTCGATGGCGATCGATCTGCTCGACAGCGAGGACGGCCGCGTGGTCTGGTCGTCCTCGCACGATGTCGATCGCGAGACGCTCGCAGCGGCGCAGCGCGCGCTTGTCGAGCGCATCGCTGGCTCGCTGCAGGCGCGCGTGGCGCGCCACGAGGAGCGACGCGCGCTCGAGGCGGCGCCGCGTTCGCTCGACGTCGTCGCGCTCACGGCGCAAGGCCGCATCCTGCTGCGCCGCTACAGCGCAGAAGGCATCCGGGAGGCGCGCCGCCTGTTCGAGCAGGCGATCGAGCGCGACCCCGGCTACGCGCCGGCGTGGGTGGCGCTCGGGCAGGTCAACAACGTCGACATCGGCACCCGACTCACCGGCGAGTGGGACCGCCGCCGCACGCCCGAGGTCCTGTCGCAACTCGAGCGCGCGATCGCTCTCCAGCCCGGCCTGCCGCTCGCTCATCTGGCACTTTCGGAAGCGCAGGGGGTGGGCGGTGCGTTCGACGCCTCGCTCGCGTCGGCTGCACAGTGCCTGCGCCTGAGCCCGAACGACGCCGGCTGCCTCTACGCGCTGGGCGCCGCCGAGCTGCGTGTCGGCCGTGTCGCCGAGGCCGTGGCCCACCTCGAGCAGGCGCGTGATCGCAACCCGGTGGCGCCTGCGTTCCTCTCGGCGTTCTACGGCAGCGCGTTATGGGCGGCGGGCCGGCATGAGGATGCGCTGCGCGTCGCCGACGAATGCCTGGCGGTGGCGCCGCACTTCCACCGCTGCCGCGTCGACCGGGTATCCGCGTTGGCGGAGCTGGGGCGCGTGGCCGAGGCTCGCGAGGAGGCCGGCCGTCTGCTTCAGCGTGCGCCCTCGATGACGGCCGAGGAATTTGCCGGCGGCTTCGCTCCCGCGGCCCGAGCGCTGCACACTCGACGCCTCGCGGTGGCCCGGGCGATGGCGATCCCCGCGCAGGACTGA
- a CDS encoding Lrp/AsnC family transcriptional regulator: protein MDGKNQTIPLDEVDYRILDLLQRDASLSNQDLAAAALTSPATCLRRVKRMVDSGLIERRVAILSPQRLGAGLTVIAEVTLDRQGAEHLDAFEARAVADQAVQQCHRVSPGPDFVLILHVADMAAWNALVDRLFTQDANVRNVKSFFSVRRAKFDTRLPLPGHRDKRE, encoded by the coding sequence ATGGACGGAAAAAATCAGACCATCCCCCTGGATGAGGTGGACTACCGGATCCTCGATTTGCTCCAGCGAGACGCGTCGCTGTCCAACCAGGACCTCGCGGCGGCCGCGCTGACCTCACCTGCCACCTGCCTGCGGCGCGTCAAGCGCATGGTGGACAGCGGGCTCATCGAGCGGCGGGTGGCAATCCTGTCGCCACAGCGGCTCGGCGCGGGACTCACCGTGATCGCCGAGGTCACCCTCGATCGGCAGGGCGCCGAGCATCTCGACGCCTTCGAGGCGCGCGCAGTCGCCGACCAGGCCGTGCAGCAGTGCCATCGCGTGTCGCCAGGGCCGGACTTCGTGCTCATCCTCCACGTGGCCGACATGGCGGCCTGGAACGCGCTGGTGGACCGGCTTTTCACGCAGGACGCGAACGTGCGCAACGTGAAAAGCTTCTTCAGCGTCCGGCGCGCGAAGTTCGACACCAGGCTGCCGCTTCCCGGCCATCGGGACAAACGCGAGTGA
- a CDS encoding amidohydrolase family protein — MYTPTLLTALLLALLPAAAAGAPQWIIVNARIFTADPTRPRAEALAVEDGKISAVGFDADVRPLIGPDTRVVDAGGRLLTPGLTEAHVHLGAGLPLFTPPTLPLTGPGGAPLGPTGDSALAAIAAEARRGGSGWITAFVTPGVVNDRRPWRAALDAASPDRPVMLRGFWGHGTLLNSVALAQLGIGEQSADPIGGWWGRDAAGRLDGRAFEAAENLGWERVAPPDAGRLASVFGEATDRYVRWGVTSVHLINNAKTAALTTTALARLPQGLKWTVYAWGMGQRDLAAAWAELDAVPRPLPGRVRVDGPKWMLDGTPLEQNALRRDDYPGRPGWRGRSNFSDAELREILQRALERPEQPMLHVVGDAETDRLLRAMRDLAPDAAWVAKRLRVEHGDGLRPDTLDAARRLGVVVTQNPTHLAPAGTPAVSQTRTLLASLLRAGIPLALGSDARGPETNPWFNLMLALRNGATGEQLTREQALFAYTAGGAYAERQEKRRGRIAVGLAADLTLLSQDVLTVALEDLPATRSLLTLIDGQAVFEAPGPWTPKGQ, encoded by the coding sequence ATGTACACCCCGACGCTCCTCACCGCCTTGCTGCTCGCTCTGCTGCCCGCCGCTGCCGCCGGGGCGCCGCAGTGGATCATCGTCAACGCGCGCATCTTCACCGCCGACCCGACACGCCCACGTGCCGAAGCGCTGGCGGTCGAGGACGGCAAGATCAGCGCCGTGGGCTTCGATGCCGACGTCCGGCCGCTCATCGGTCCCGACACACGCGTCGTGGATGCAGGCGGCCGCCTGCTGACGCCAGGGCTCACCGAGGCGCACGTGCACCTGGGCGCAGGGCTGCCGCTGTTCACGCCGCCGACGCTGCCTCTCACCGGCCCCGGCGGGGCGCCGCTGGGGCCGACGGGCGACAGTGCGCTTGCCGCCATCGCCGCCGAGGCCAGGCGCGGCGGCAGCGGCTGGATCACGGCCTTCGTCACGCCGGGCGTCGTCAACGACCGACGCCCGTGGCGCGCTGCCCTGGACGCCGCGTCGCCCGATCGGCCGGTGATGCTCCGAGGTTTCTGGGGGCATGGGACGCTGCTCAACAGCGTGGCCCTGGCACAGCTGGGCATCGGCGAGCAGAGCGCCGATCCAATCGGCGGCTGGTGGGGGCGCGACGCTGCCGGCCGCCTCGATGGCCGCGCGTTCGAAGCCGCCGAGAACCTGGGCTGGGAGCGCGTGGCGCCGCCGGACGCGGGGCGTCTCGCGTCCGTGTTCGGCGAGGCCACCGACCGTTACGTGCGCTGGGGCGTGACCAGCGTGCACCTCATCAACAACGCAAAGACGGCGGCGCTGACCACGACTGCACTGGCACGCCTGCCGCAAGGGTTGAAGTGGACGGTCTACGCCTGGGGCATGGGGCAGCGCGACCTCGCTGCCGCATGGGCCGAGTTGGACGCCGTGCCGCGACCGCTGCCGGGGCGCGTGCGCGTCGACGGGCCGAAGTGGATGCTCGACGGCACGCCGCTCGAGCAGAACGCGCTGCGCCGCGACGACTATCCAGGGCGGCCGGGCTGGCGCGGGCGGTCCAACTTCTCCGACGCCGAACTCCGCGAGATCCTGCAACGCGCGCTCGAACGCCCGGAGCAGCCGATGCTGCACGTCGTCGGCGATGCCGAGACCGACCGCCTGCTGCGCGCCATGCGCGATCTCGCGCCGGACGCTGCCTGGGTCGCGAAGCGCCTGCGCGTGGAGCACGGTGACGGCCTGCGGCCCGACACCCTCGATGCGGCGCGCCGCCTGGGCGTGGTTGTGACGCAAAACCCGACCCACCTCGCGCCGGCCGGCACGCCCGCGGTGAGTCAGACGCGGACGCTGCTCGCGAGCCTGCTGCGCGCCGGCATACCCCTCGCGCTGGGTTCGGACGCTCGCGGCCCGGAGACCAACCCCTGGTTCAATCTCATGCTTGCGCTGCGCAACGGCGCGACAGGCGAGCAACTCACGCGCGAGCAGGCGCTCTTCGCCTACACGGCCGGCGGCGCCTACGCCGAGCGGCAAGAGAAGCGCCGCGGGCGCATCGCGGTCGGCCTGGCAGCCGACCTGACGCTGCTGTCGCAGGATGTCCTGACGGTAGCGCTGGAGGACCTGCCGGCCACACGAAGCCTGCTGACGCTGATCGATGGCCAAGCGGTGTTCGAGGCTCCCGGGCCGTGGACCCCAAAGGGGCAATGA